A genomic region of Coriobacteriaceae bacterium contains the following coding sequences:
- a CDS encoding type II secretion system F family protein: MLAVLLRLSACLLACACACLCVRLAWTRIKLVAQPQRAVSIEDILRDPTLSFLVFCGAGIVISYATSLGLLVPCIVLAYVLSRRAPTMLDARRARELRSACDEQVDVMADIVAMGVRAGLSFDAALDLYCAKFDNALAYHMRETQLEWKSGLASRKEALAALSSRIDSKALKRFSETSLQAIHHGSPLADMLGRFSADVRQQRRAAIERQIAKAPVKLLIPTGICILPAMLILVMGPVLLQFVQTGF; the protein is encoded by the coding sequence ATGCTTGCCGTCCTGCTTCGACTCTCTGCATGCCTGCTCGCCTGCGCGTGCGCATGCCTCTGCGTGCGGCTTGCCTGGACGCGTATCAAGCTCGTGGCACAACCACAGCGAGCCGTGAGCATCGAAGACATTCTGCGTGATCCCACCCTGAGCTTTCTGGTGTTTTGCGGCGCAGGCATCGTCATCTCCTACGCCACATCTCTCGGGTTGCTCGTGCCCTGCATCGTCCTCGCCTATGTGCTCTCGCGTCGCGCGCCTACCATGCTCGACGCACGACGGGCACGCGAGCTACGCAGCGCCTGCGACGAGCAGGTCGACGTGATGGCAGACATTGTCGCCATGGGCGTGCGTGCCGGCCTGTCCTTCGATGCGGCGCTCGACTTGTACTGCGCCAAATTCGATAACGCGCTCGCTTATCACATGCGCGAGACACAACTCGAATGGAAGAGCGGATTGGCTTCGCGCAAGGAGGCCCTGGCCGCGCTCTCGTCCCGCATCGACTCGAAAGCACTCAAACGCTTCTCCGAGACGTCCCTGCAGGCCATCCACCACGGTTCCCCACTCGCCGACATGCTGGGGCGCTTCTCCGCCGACGTTCGACAGCAAAGACGTGCCGCCATCGAACGCCAGATTGCAAAGGCGCCAGTCAAGCTTCTCATTCCAACGGGAATATGCATTCTGCCCGCCATGCTCATCTTGGTCATGGGGCCGGTGCTTCTCCAATTTGTCCAGACAGGTTTCTAG
- a CDS encoding type II secretion system F family protein translates to MGAISAMLLIASMIAAFLCVRKAVPLLAHLRRTLPLAHVDRRLVLEGAKSRIASTKLLAPILGKAREKKRAEELQKGMPELLRLLCIALDSGSSLVMALRYAADNCDEPLAGELKRTVWDLESGQGFDEALEKLRGRTGGSEFAYLAVAMEIQHQSGGSLTTILQNVSALLQQAAELKEDLRTKTAQGRLSSRIVALMPFALLGILSVFSPGYLTGFLASPLGICLFALAMLLEATGILLVRRALAIDFTVDLEEMV, encoded by the coding sequence ATGGGTGCAATCAGTGCGATGCTGCTGATCGCAAGCATGATCGCAGCTTTCCTTTGCGTCCGGAAAGCCGTGCCTTTGCTCGCGCATCTGCGGCGTACCCTGCCGCTCGCGCACGTTGACAGGCGGCTCGTGCTCGAGGGTGCCAAAAGCCGCATCGCCTCGACCAAACTGCTGGCTCCCATCCTGGGAAAAGCCCGTGAAAAGAAGCGTGCCGAAGAGTTGCAGAAGGGCATGCCCGAGCTTCTGCGCCTGCTCTGCATCGCGCTCGACTCAGGGTCATCGCTCGTCATGGCGCTGCGCTACGCGGCGGACAACTGCGACGAGCCCCTCGCCGGCGAACTCAAGCGCACGGTCTGGGATCTCGAATCTGGCCAGGGCTTCGACGAGGCGCTCGAGAAGCTGCGTGGCCGAACAGGCGGTTCGGAGTTCGCGTACCTGGCCGTCGCCATGGAGATTCAGCATCAGTCCGGCGGCAGCCTCACGACCATACTCCAAAACGTCTCGGCGTTGCTCCAGCAAGCCGCAGAACTCAAGGAAGATCTGCGCACCAAGACCGCACAGGGACGTCTATCGAGCCGCATCGTCGCCCTCATGCCCTTTGCGCTGCTCGGCATTCTCTCGGTCTTCTCGCCTGGATATCTGACGGGATTTCTCGCATCCCCGCTTGGCATATGCCTTTTCGCGCTTGCGATGTTGCTCGAGGCGACAGGCATACTCCTCGTGCGACGTGCGCTTGCCATCGACTTCACGGTCGATCTCGAGGAGATGGTATAG